The nucleotide window GAGTCATCGCCACTCGCTTTAAACGCCCCGTCGGGGGGGCGCCTGCAAGCCCGCTTCGGCTGCGAAACCGGGCGCGGGATCGAGTTCCTATTCACGGGCTTATGACCACGTTCGGAAGTGGTCGGGCGGTGAGGCCGGCAATTCGGAGAATTCGTGTGCCGCCACCCGCGGTGGGAGAAGTACTCCGGTAAATTGGTACTTCCGACCCGGGGGCGTCCATGAGTTCCGACGCGAACCTGACCCACGTCGTTCGACTGCTTCCGTCCCCACACGGCGCTCACCACGGCGACCCGGAACTGCTGGACCGGTACGTTCGGGAACGTGACCAGGACGCATTCGCGATCCTGGTCCGCCGATATGGCCCGCTGGTGTTCGGAGTCGCGCGCCGGCAACTGGCCGATCGGCACCGGTGCGAGGACGTGTTCCAGGCCACGTTCCTGGCCCTGGCCCGATCCGCCGCAAGGCTCGGCGGGCGCCCGGCTTTGACCAACTGGCTCTACACGGTTGCTCTTCGACTGGCCCGAAAGGTCCGTGCGCAGGAATTCCGGTCTAACACGGCCGAGAATGCCGAACCCGCGGACGCAGCATTCGAACGCGACCCGCTTGCCGAGATTACGGGACGCGAGCTTGTGCGGGTGGTCGACGACGAACTCGCGCGACTCCCTGAGCGGTTGCGGTTACCGATACTGCTGTGCTGTGTGCAGGGACTGTCGCGGGAAGAAGCCGCCCAGCGCCTCGGGTGGTCGCCCGGGTCGGTGAAAGGGAGGCTCGAGCGCGGGCGCCAGAAGCTCGCGGTCCGGTTGGCGGCCCGAGGGCTGGCGCCGTCGGCGGTGCTGCTCGCCCCGCTCGCCGCGGTCACCGTCCCGGCTGATCTCCTCGCCCGAACTGTTGCATCGGCGTTGGCCCCGTGGGCGCGGTCCGCATCGCCCGCGGTAGCTGCGCTGGCCGCAGCCGGTATGCGTCGGCTGCTCCCGCCTGCTGTTCTTGCGGCTTGTTTTGTGACAGCCGTGACGGCCGGTGTGTTCGCCCTGATGGAAGAACGGGCCGCTCAGCCCTTGCCGCCGGCCGGCCCCGTGAAAGTGCCGCCGAAGACGGTTCTGGTGCCCGACGATCCGCTCCCGACCGGTGCGACAGGGCGGTTCGGCTCGACCCGGTTCCGCCACCCGACGGAAATTAGCGAGCTGTGCGTGTCCGCCGACGGCAAATTCGCGGTTGCCAGCAGCGACAGGTATCCCAACGGCGCACACCGGGCTTACGACCTGAACACCGGTCGCGCGCTGTTCACCCTCGAAGGCTGGAACGGCGACCGATTCTTTACGGCGGTGGCAGTGTCGCCTGATGGAAGAACGTTGGCAACGAACCAGAACGGCACCCTTCGGCTCCACGACGCGGCTACCGGCAAAGAAAAGACGCGCATCAACTACGTGGTGCCGGCGCCGGGTGTCAAAACGCGAGACTTCACGTTCCGAACCTCCAAGTTGCTCGTGTTCGCGCCGGACTGCACGCATGTGCTGATTGCTGCGGGCGACGGGAACGCGCTAGTGTTGGTCGATCCGGTGAAGACTGCAGAATTCGAATCCGTTCAGGTATCTCACACGTTCCCCCACAACCAGCTCGTTCATGCGGCTGCGTTCTCGCCCGACGGTAAACGCATGGTCGGAGGTGGAGAGGAGCAGGATAAGGGCGTGTACTTCGCCCGGCTGTGGAACGCGGAGACGGGAAAAGAACAGCACCGGCTATGGTTCGGAAAGGGCAAGATTCGCTGCGTGGCGTTTTCCCCCGACGGGGCCACCGTGGCCGTCGGGGGCGACGGCGAAAATGGTAAGGTCACGGTGACACTCTTCGAGGCCGCCACCGGCAAAGAGCGGTTGCAGCTTCCGTTCCCGAATACTGCGCGCGTGCGATCGGTTGCCTTTTCGCTGGACGGCAAGACACTGGCCGCGTCCGGTAGCTCCTATTCCCCGGGCTTCGATTCGTTCTCGGGTGATGGCACCACTCGACTCTTCGAGGTCGCCACCGGTAAGGAGGCGCTCACGATCGACCGGACGGCCATTGGGCTCCGATTCGCGCCGGACGGCGGGGTACTCGTCGGGGCCGTTGCGAACGCCATTTACCGCTGGGACACAACCACGGGTAAGGCCCTCACCCCCGAAGGCCCGAACAGTCAGATCGAGTCCATTGCCGTAGCGCCCGACGGCTCGCGGATCGTCGCCCGCGAACTCGCCGGCGCGGCCCACGTTTGGAACGCCCGGTCCGGTAAGTACGTGCCGCGCCTGAGCGTCGGTTGGGGCTCCAGATCGGCTGTGAGCCCAGACGGACACTTGCTCGTCTGGCTCGAAGCCGACAAGACCGCAACGTTCACCAAGCCTTCGCTTCCGGGGCGTACGCTCACCGGCAGCCGATTGCGAACATTTGACTTGACGGCCGGTGCGTTCGTTGAACGGTTCGACGGGATCAAAGGCGGGATCAGCCGCGTATGTTTCACGGCCGATAGCAAGGCACTCGTTACGTCCGGCAGTTGGGGCACAGGCACGCGGTTTTGGGACGTGGCGACCGGTAAACTGGTGCGATCGTTTCTCGCTGACGAGAAAGAGCAACCGCACGGCACTTCGTGCTCGGCCCTATCACCGAACGGGAAGATATTCGCGGATGCCACCTACAGCAGTCATTCGAGCGCGTCTGCCGTTTACGCGGTTCGACTTTGGGACACCGAGACAGGAAAGAAGTTGCACGACCTGTCGGGTCACACGGATCGCATCGGAGCAGTCGCGTTCTCTCCCGACGGCAAGTACCTCGTCACCGGCGAACCGCCCTACCCGTTCAAGTGGGAGCGGAGACCGCGCGCCGGTCACGTGTTCGTGTGGGAGGTGGCGACGGGGCGGCGGGTCGCGTCGCTGCCGATCGAGATCACCGCGGTCGCGTTCGCACCGGACGGTAAGGCGCTGGCGGTCGCGGTGGCGGACGGCACGATCCAGTTGTGGGACGCGGGGACGTGGCAGTTGAGCGGCGAGTTCCCGGGGCCGCGCGAGTGGGTAACGGCCCTGACGTTCGGGCCGGACGGTCGGTTGTTCTCGGGGGCGACGGACGCCGAAATTCTGGCGTGGGACCTGCGGGCGGCGAAACGTCCGTCCGCGGACCGGAAGTGATCCGACCGTTCGGGCGCAGCCGCCTGCGGATCGAAAGGCTGCGCCTTTCGATCCGCGGTTTCGATCTGCCGGACTCACTTACCCTTGTCGATGTCGATCACCTCGCCGCCGTTGCGGGTGAACGCGGCCTTCAGCGTCTTCTCGTCGATGGTCGTGCTGATCGCACGCACCGAGCCGTCGCCCATGCCGACCTGGAACACCTTCTGGCCGCCCGGGGGCACGATCTTCGGCAGCGGCTTTTTCGGGTCGAACGGGAAGTCGTCCGGCTTGGCCCACGGTACCGAGTCCTCCGTCTCGATCAGCGCGATGGTGTTCGACAGGCCGTCGGTGAAGTGGGCGAACGTGAGCTTCATCTTGGCGGTCGGGTCGAACGCCGCGCCCGGGCCGCTGATCCCGCGGTAGTTGGTCGTCCCCCACTCAAGATTCGCCGGCAGCGTTGCGCTGGGCGACGTGAACACCCTGATGCGCACCTGCGACCACTGCTTGTTGTTCGCACTGTCCCAGGGCTCGTCCAGCTTGAACTTGTTGTACAGGTTGTTTTGCTCGATGTACGGCAGGATCGCCACCCGCCAGCTCAGGATCGGCTTGCCGTTCTTGTCCACGATGTCCTGCGGCAGGTGCCCGTTGGCGTCGTGGTAGCTGTGGATCGCCAGCATGAGCTGTTTCAGGTTGTTCTGGCTCTGCGTGCGGGCGGCGGCGGTGCGCACCTTGCCCACCGCCGGTGCCACCGCTGCCGCGCCGAACGCCGACATGCCGCTCAGGGTGACGAGCACCTCTTTCGGGAGCGGCACCGCGACGGCCAGCTCCGCCTTATCGCGGGCGATCAGCTTCGGGTCGGTGAGCGTTTCGTCCAGCCGCTCGATGGCGCCCAGCGCGAACACGGCGGCGAGCGCCTCCGGCAACTCTTCGGGGCCGCGCGGGGTCTTGATCTTCGGGTCGTAGAACTTCTCTTCGAGTTCCTTTTTGGTCTTCGCCAGCTCCTTGCGGCCCAGGTCCGCGAGCGCCTTGACGGCCTTTTCGGCTTCCCGCGCCGCGGCGTCGTCGGCGTACCCGGCCCGCACGTCGAACCGCGCGTCCTTGCCGAGGTCGACGGCCAGTGTCAGTTGCTTGGCCTTGAGGATCGGCAGGGCTTCGGGGGGCACGTCCTTGAAGGAGTCGGGCG belongs to Gemmata obscuriglobus and includes:
- a CDS encoding sigma-70 family RNA polymerase sigma factor; protein product: MSSDANLTHVVRLLPSPHGAHHGDPELLDRYVRERDQDAFAILVRRYGPLVFGVARRQLADRHRCEDVFQATFLALARSAARLGGRPALTNWLYTVALRLARKVRAQEFRSNTAENAEPADAAFERDPLAEITGRELVRVVDDELARLPERLRLPILLCCVQGLSREEAAQRLGWSPGSVKGRLERGRQKLAVRLAARGLAPSAVLLAPLAAVTVPADLLARTVASALAPWARSASPAVAALAAAGMRRLLPPAVLAACFVTAVTAGVFALMEERAAQPLPPAGPVKVPPKTVLVPDDPLPTGATGRFGSTRFRHPTEISELCVSADGKFAVASSDRYPNGAHRAYDLNTGRALFTLEGWNGDRFFTAVAVSPDGRTLATNQNGTLRLHDAATGKEKTRINYVVPAPGVKTRDFTFRTSKLLVFAPDCTHVLIAAGDGNALVLVDPVKTAEFESVQVSHTFPHNQLVHAAAFSPDGKRMVGGGEEQDKGVYFARLWNAETGKEQHRLWFGKGKIRCVAFSPDGATVAVGGDGENGKVTVTLFEAATGKERLQLPFPNTARVRSVAFSLDGKTLAASGSSYSPGFDSFSGDGTTRLFEVATGKEALTIDRTAIGLRFAPDGGVLVGAVANAIYRWDTTTGKALTPEGPNSQIESIAVAPDGSRIVARELAGAAHVWNARSGKYVPRLSVGWGSRSAVSPDGHLLVWLEADKTATFTKPSLPGRTLTGSRLRTFDLTAGAFVERFDGIKGGISRVCFTADSKALVTSGSWGTGTRFWDVATGKLVRSFLADEKEQPHGTSCSALSPNGKIFADATYSSHSSASAVYAVRLWDTETGKKLHDLSGHTDRIGAVAFSPDGKYLVTGEPPYPFKWERRPRAGHVFVWEVATGRRVASLPIEITAVAFAPDGKALAVAVADGTIQLWDAGTWQLSGEFPGPREWVTALTFGPDGRLFSGATDAEILAWDLRAAKRPSADRK
- a CDS encoding DUF1559 domain-containing protein, with the protein product MRFTLRAGGFAVVAALAATVALLHPEVRPEAGAARAAQPAADLPADLALVPADATGFVHVRLADLWKNEVMEGFRKTWEKAGPKALAELDRQFVPAPSTISRGTAFVLIDDKKRPHAVGVLAFSAAFDPAKVLKTYLPNHTTEKVNGKTVYRSPDMPVDLYFPDDKHIVIGSEGSLDAYLAKAPAKDGPMAHALKLAASPAKAVVASADLSALPIPPDSFKDVPPEALPILKAKQLTLAVDLGKDARFDVRAGYADDAAAREAEKAVKALADLGRKELAKTKKELEEKFYDPKIKTPRGPEELPEALAAVFALGAIERLDETLTDPKLIARDKAELAVAVPLPKEVLVTLSGMSAFGAAAVAPAVGKVRTAAARTQSQNNLKQLMLAIHSYHDANGHLPQDIVDKNGKPILSWRVAILPYIEQNNLYNKFKLDEPWDSANNKQWSQVRIRVFTSPSATLPANLEWGTTNYRGISGPGAAFDPTAKMKLTFAHFTDGLSNTIALIETEDSVPWAKPDDFPFDPKKPLPKIVPPGGQKVFQVGMGDGSVRAISTTIDEKTLKAAFTRNGGEVIDIDKGK